The following coding sequences lie in one Armatimonadota bacterium genomic window:
- a CDS encoding cellulase family glycosylhydrolase: MMSLLLCSLAPLLFASPTQAKVPKLPPLHVKGNQILNDKGKPVILRGVNCASLEWSSDGEGHILDTVKVAVNDWKVNHIRLPLSQDRWFGKAPEQKDDGVAYRALVKQVVDWCSSNSCYVMLDMHWNNAGEWGKNIGQHQMPDMYTLDFWKDCAKTYRNNPAVFFDLYNEPHDVSWEIWRNGGTVEETKGPGARQGQFKPVTYQTPGMQGLLDAVRSVGARNLVIAGGLDWAYDLSGFLKGFQLKDSKGGQGVVYACHDYPIKGDSIEKYLEKLDAALPTIPIIMSEFGSENRGDKVNDPNPWVERMLKEWDTRKCNWTAWDLHPAAGPCLLQRGWEYKPSPSFGALVKANLASRPGL; the protein is encoded by the coding sequence ATGATGAGTCTCCTTCTCTGTTCGCTAGCACCGTTGCTGTTCGCCTCGCCAACCCAGGCCAAGGTACCCAAACTCCCACCGCTTCACGTCAAGGGGAATCAAATTCTCAATGACAAAGGAAAACCCGTCATTTTACGAGGGGTCAACTGCGCCAGTCTTGAATGGTCTTCGGACGGCGAGGGCCACATCCTCGACACCGTCAAAGTTGCGGTCAATGATTGGAAGGTCAATCACATCCGGCTGCCGCTCTCCCAGGACCGCTGGTTCGGGAAAGCGCCCGAGCAAAAGGACGACGGCGTCGCTTATCGCGCCCTCGTCAAACAGGTGGTCGATTGGTGTTCATCGAACAGTTGCTACGTCATGCTCGACATGCACTGGAACAACGCAGGTGAGTGGGGAAAGAACATCGGCCAGCATCAAATGCCCGATATGTACACGCTGGATTTTTGGAAAGACTGTGCCAAAACGTACCGAAATAACCCGGCCGTCTTCTTCGATCTCTACAACGAACCGCACGATGTCAGTTGGGAGATTTGGCGCAACGGAGGCACGGTCGAAGAAACAAAGGGACCAGGCGCGCGGCAGGGACAATTTAAGCCTGTGACGTATCAGACACCGGGCATGCAGGGGTTATTGGACGCAGTCCGGTCGGTGGGCGCTCGCAATCTCGTTATCGCGGGCGGCCTCGACTGGGCCTATGATCTTTCAGGTTTCCTCAAGGGATTCCAACTAAAGGACAGCAAAGGCGGTCAGGGCGTGGTTTACGCCTGCCACGACTATCCCATCAAAGGCGATTCCATCGAGAAGTACTTGGAGAAACTAGACGCCGCCCTCCCCACCATTCCTATCATCATGAGCGAGTTTGGATCGGAGAATCGCGGCGACAAGGTCAACGACCCGAACCCGTGGGTTGAAAGGATGCTCAAGGAGTGGGATACCCGCAAGTGCAACTGGACGGCCTGGGATCTTCATCCCGCCGCCGGCCCGTGCCTACTTCAGCGTGGGTGGGAGTACAAGCCTTCGCCGTCGTTCGGAGCGTTGGTCAAGGCAAATCTGGCGAGCCGCCCGGGTCTATAA
- the rhaI gene encoding L-rhamnose isomerase, whose translation MDTEAVISQLRQQHIETPSWGYGNSGTRFRVFPNPAAARDVHEKIDDAALIHKLSGIAPSVALHIPWDFVDDWSALGQYAQSKGVQIGAINPNVFQEEMYMLGSLCHPSAEVRDRAVEHMHECCDIMRATGSDLLSVWLADGTNYAGQDSIRRRKGYLLETLAKVYKNLPQDSRMLLEYKFFEPAFYHTDIADWGTSFALCRRLGPQAQVLVDTGHHAPGTNIAYIVAQLLDEGCLGGFHFNARNYADDDLIVGSTNPFELFVIFTELVSAGSLAKDVAYMIDQSHNIEPKLEAMLLSVLNCQTALAKALIVDYKALAAAQAAGDVLGAHRIMVDAFETDVRPLLAEVRTRMGVPVDPIRDLRESGIEAKLAEQRKG comes from the coding sequence ATAGACACCGAAGCGGTGATTTCCCAGCTTCGGCAACAGCATATCGAGACCCCGAGTTGGGGCTATGGAAACAGCGGAACCCGCTTCCGCGTCTTTCCCAATCCCGCCGCCGCGCGCGACGTGCACGAAAAGATCGACGATGCCGCCCTCATCCACAAACTCTCCGGAATCGCCCCCAGTGTGGCTCTACACATCCCGTGGGACTTTGTCGACGACTGGTCCGCCCTAGGCCAGTACGCCCAGTCCAAAGGTGTCCAAATTGGGGCCATCAACCCCAACGTCTTCCAGGAAGAGATGTACATGCTGGGAAGCCTGTGCCATCCTTCCGCCGAAGTCCGCGACCGAGCCGTGGAGCACATGCACGAGTGTTGCGACATCATGCGGGCCACCGGTAGCGACCTCCTTTCCGTGTGGCTGGCCGACGGCACCAACTACGCTGGCCAAGACTCGATCCGTCGGCGCAAAGGCTACTTGCTGGAGACTCTCGCCAAAGTTTACAAGAACCTTCCGCAAGACTCCCGCATGTTGTTGGAATACAAGTTCTTCGAGCCCGCGTTTTACCACACCGACATCGCCGATTGGGGAACGTCGTTTGCGCTTTGCCGCCGCCTTGGGCCGCAAGCCCAGGTCCTCGTCGACACTGGCCATCACGCCCCCGGCACCAACATCGCATACATCGTCGCCCAACTCCTCGACGAGGGTTGCCTCGGCGGCTTTCACTTCAATGCGCGCAACTATGCTGACGACGATCTGATCGTGGGGAGCACCAATCCGTTCGAACTGTTCGTCATCTTCACCGAACTCGTCTCGGCCGGATCGCTCGCCAAGGACGTGGCCTACATGATCGACCAGAGCCACAACATCGAGCCCAAGCTAGAAGCCATGCTCCTCAGCGTCCTCAACTGTCAAACCGCCCTCGCCAAAGCCCTGATCGTGGACTATAAGGCGCTCGCCGCCGCCCAAGCGGCCGGCGACGTGCTTGGTGCCCACCGAATCATGGTCGATGCATTCGAAACCGACGTCCGTCCGCTCCTCGCCGAAGTCCGAACCCGAATGGGCGTCCCCGTCGACCCCATCCGCGACCTCCGCGAAAGCGGAATCGAAGCGAAGTTGGCTGAGCAACGAAAGGGCTAA
- a CDS encoding rhamnulokinase — MTTSLAVDIGAESGRVVAGALANDKLTIHEIARFPNTPINLDGSLRWNIQELIASVRQGIDAYSGSFRSVGVDTWGVDYVLLDKNQNLVEQPYHYRDQRTDGKMDEVDKIIPLSEIYAETGIQFLPFNTIFQLFSVPKNTFSQTQSLLTIPDYILHQLSRERQIVGEYTNATTTQLLNARTKNWSKKLLDALEIPCQIVPKIVEPGTNLGPLQSSSAQLIAPACHDTGSAVVAIPSASPNVAWISSGTWSILGIESQEPIISDETYRLNYTNEGGVCGTVRFCKNVMGLWILQECRRQWDNAGYAQLMAEAQSANSVGSWIDPDDKRFLPPGDMPTRVLDFLRETNQQTPATRGEMTRLILESLALKYQVLIDQLENLLQRKLEAIHIFGGGSQNTLLNQLTANATNRPVIAGPVEATAIGNLLMQKIAIGEIPCLADARAIVRNSFDCSTFEPGDEVLWSENHLRFQRLTRTS, encoded by the coding sequence ATGACAACTTCACTCGCCGTCGACATTGGAGCCGAAAGCGGGCGGGTCGTCGCCGGCGCCCTCGCCAACGACAAACTCACCATCCACGAAATCGCGCGCTTCCCCAACACGCCGATCAACTTGGACGGCTCGCTTCGCTGGAATATCCAGGAGCTCATCGCCAGCGTCCGCCAAGGCATCGACGCCTATTCCGGATCATTCCGATCGGTCGGCGTTGACACCTGGGGCGTCGATTACGTCCTGCTGGACAAAAACCAAAACCTGGTCGAACAACCCTACCACTACCGCGACCAACGAACCGACGGCAAAATGGACGAGGTTGACAAAATCATCCCTCTCTCCGAAATTTACGCTGAAACCGGAATCCAATTCCTACCTTTTAACACCATATTTCAGCTATTTTCAGTACCAAAAAATACATTCAGCCAAACTCAAAGCCTTCTCACTATTCCTGACTACATCCTCCACCAACTCTCCCGCGAAAGGCAGATTGTCGGCGAATACACCAACGCCACCACTACCCAACTCCTCAATGCCCGCACGAAAAATTGGTCAAAAAAACTTCTCGATGCCCTCGAAATTCCGTGCCAAATTGTGCCAAAAATCGTCGAGCCCGGCACCAACTTGGGCCCTCTCCAATCCAGCTCCGCCCAACTGATTGCCCCCGCGTGTCACGACACCGGGTCCGCCGTCGTCGCCATCCCCAGCGCCTCGCCAAACGTCGCCTGGATCAGCTCTGGAACCTGGTCGATCCTGGGCATCGAGTCCCAAGAACCAATCATCAGCGACGAAACCTACCGCCTCAACTACACCAACGAGGGCGGTGTCTGCGGCACCGTCCGGTTCTGCAAAAACGTGATGGGTCTCTGGATCCTCCAGGAATGCCGCCGCCAATGGGACAACGCCGGCTACGCCCAGCTCATGGCCGAAGCCCAATCGGCCAACTCGGTCGGCTCGTGGATCGATCCTGACGACAAACGCTTCCTCCCTCCCGGCGACATGCCAACCCGAGTCCTCGACTTCCTCCGCGAAACCAATCAACAAACCCCAGCCACCCGAGGCGAGATGACCCGCCTAATCCTCGAAAGCCTTGCGCTCAAGTATCAAGTGCTGATCGACCAACTTGAAAACCTGCTTCAACGAAAGCTCGAAGCAATCCATATCTTCGGTGGCGGCTCGCAGAACACCCTGCTCAACCAACTCACCGCCAACGCCACCAATCGTCCCGTCATCGCCGGTCCCGTTGAGGCCACCGCGATCGGCAACCTGCTGATGCAAAAAATTGCTATCGGCGAAATCCCCTGCCTTGCCGATGCCCGCGCCATCGTCCGTAACTCGTTCGATTGCTCCACGTTCGAACCTGGCGACGAAGTTCTTTGGTCTGAGAATCACCTTCGCTTCCAACGTTTGACCCGGACTAGCTAA
- a CDS encoding serine hydrolase, producing MNSLATKIEQLIDQTGAECVGVATVDLETGQELFLNADVPFHPASTMKVCLMMELFRQAHEGRFSLGREIVVRNSFVSIADGSFFSVSREDDAEQSLYDRMGQRVSLRELNRLMIVRSSNLATNLLIELVSASSVTETMKKLGAGDLLVLRGPEDNRAHAAGLNNVATARGMTQILRCLAEGQFISPEASRGMIDVLLGQEFNTGLPALLPKNVRVAHKTGWIDRHFHDFGILLSDGRRPLILSVMTRGIEREENGFGLIARISAAIWESVVG from the coding sequence ATGAATAGCCTTGCGACAAAAATCGAGCAACTGATCGACCAAACGGGAGCCGAATGTGTCGGCGTGGCAACGGTGGATTTGGAAACCGGACAAGAACTCTTCCTGAACGCAGATGTGCCCTTCCACCCCGCCAGCACCATGAAGGTTTGCTTGATGATGGAACTCTTCCGTCAGGCGCATGAAGGTCGATTTTCGCTGGGCCGAGAGATCGTTGTTCGGAACTCCTTCGTTAGCATCGCCGACGGCTCCTTCTTTTCGGTGAGTCGAGAGGACGATGCCGAACAAAGCCTTTACGATCGGATGGGCCAGCGCGTCTCCTTGCGAGAATTGAACCGCCTGATGATCGTTCGGAGTAGCAATCTGGCCACAAATCTCCTCATCGAACTGGTCTCAGCATCTTCGGTTACAGAGACGATGAAAAAGTTGGGGGCCGGTGACCTTCTGGTTCTTCGGGGACCGGAGGATAATCGGGCCCATGCGGCTGGCCTCAACAACGTGGCAACGGCCCGAGGCATGACCCAGATTCTTCGTTGCTTGGCGGAAGGTCAATTCATTTCGCCCGAAGCCTCTCGCGGGATGATTGATGTGCTGTTAGGGCAGGAATTCAATACCGGTCTTCCCGCGCTTCTACCGAAAAACGTTCGCGTTGCCCACAAAACGGGTTGGATCGACCGCCACTTTCATGATTTCGGCATTCTTTTGTCGGATGGTCGTCGTCCGCTTATTCTGTCCGTGATGACGCGGGGAATTGAGCGTGAGGAGAATGGGTTTGGGCTGATCGCCCGAATATCTGCGGCAATCTGGGAATCAGTTGTTGGTTAG
- a CDS encoding iron-sulfur cluster-binding protein, producing MSTRVDQYAENIPQTTARNVQNASAAKTASRTTALAGLFRDPGRAQDYAAATKSYVLDNLGALLREFEEKCIQNGVQVHWAEDAAEARQIVLDICKSAAPAGCPIVKAKSMATEEIHLNHALEDAGYHPIETDLGEFVVQIDDDVPTHIVTPIIHKNRNEISKSFVREHLGPETTVPEELAGQARQYLRSKFREAPIGISGVNFGIAETGRLVLVENEGNSRLSTTATDTHIAVMGLEKLLPIEADLAVFLPLLAGSATGQRITTYTHFISGPRKEDEADGPQSVHVVILDNGRSKIMAGPYRDILRCIRCGACLNVCPVYRRVGGHGYKHVYSGPLGAVLAPGLEGVEAYGDLAKASSLCGACEEVCPVRIPIPRMLLQLRDESVRKKVVKDAVPWSLYSIGTRSSFLWRAGLTMLPMASHAPHPLKSQWTSSRDLPEPNEESFRRWWHGRES from the coding sequence ATGAGCACGCGCGTCGACCAATACGCCGAAAACATCCCCCAAACCACGGCTCGCAACGTCCAAAACGCCTCCGCCGCGAAAACCGCCTCGCGAACAACCGCCCTCGCCGGACTCTTCCGCGACCCCGGCCGGGCCCAAGACTACGCCGCCGCCACAAAATCCTACGTCTTGGACAATTTGGGAGCCCTTCTTCGCGAATTTGAGGAAAAATGTATCCAAAACGGCGTCCAGGTCCACTGGGCCGAAGACGCCGCCGAGGCCCGCCAAATCGTCCTCGACATCTGCAAATCCGCGGCCCCCGCTGGATGCCCCATCGTCAAAGCCAAATCGATGGCCACCGAGGAAATCCACCTCAATCACGCCCTCGAAGACGCAGGCTATCACCCCATCGAAACCGATCTCGGCGAATTCGTCGTCCAAATCGACGACGACGTGCCTACCCACATCGTCACCCCGATCATCCACAAGAACCGCAACGAGATTTCCAAAAGCTTCGTTCGCGAACACCTCGGCCCCGAAACCACCGTTCCCGAGGAGCTAGCTGGCCAAGCCCGTCAATACCTCCGTTCCAAATTCCGCGAAGCCCCCATCGGCATCAGCGGAGTCAACTTCGGCATCGCCGAAACCGGACGACTCGTTCTTGTCGAAAACGAAGGTAACAGCCGACTTTCGACCACCGCTACCGATACCCACATCGCGGTAATGGGGCTCGAAAAACTTCTCCCGATCGAGGCCGATCTCGCCGTATTCCTCCCCCTCCTTGCCGGATCTGCTACTGGCCAGCGCATCACCACTTACACCCATTTCATCTCGGGTCCCCGCAAAGAAGACGAGGCCGACGGCCCCCAATCCGTCCATGTCGTCATCCTCGACAACGGCCGGAGCAAGATCATGGCTGGCCCCTACCGAGACATCCTTCGCTGTATTCGGTGCGGCGCATGCCTCAACGTCTGCCCCGTCTATCGCCGCGTAGGCGGCCACGGCTACAAGCATGTCTATAGCGGCCCGCTTGGCGCCGTCCTTGCGCCGGGACTCGAAGGCGTCGAAGCCTATGGAGACCTCGCCAAAGCCTCGTCGCTCTGTGGCGCGTGCGAAGAAGTCTGCCCGGTACGGATTCCCATTCCCCGCATGTTGCTCCAGCTTCGCGATGAATCCGTGAGGAAGAAGGTTGTCAAAGACGCGGTGCCCTGGTCGCTCTACTCGATCGGCACTCGGAGCTCCTTCTTGTGGCGAGCCGGACTCACCATGCTCCCGATGGCCTCGCATGCGCCCCATCCGCTCAAGAGTCAGTGGACTTCCAGCCGAGACCTGCCCGAGCCCAACGAAGAATCTTTCCGGAGGTGGTGGCATGGCCGGGAGTCGTGA
- a CDS encoding formamidopyrimidine-DNA glycosylase, with product MPEYPDIELYLTRLRERIIDEPLEKIQFFNVFVLRSVGIPPSELECRLVTDVFRIGKRIVIELQQERFIVIHLMIAGRLQWQSPPPPEKRANGKIMLAAFRFPTGQLSLIEPSSKKRASIYLVRGREALDEHRREGLNVFEATLDQFKEKLLSENRTLKRALTNPSWFDGIGNAYSDEILFAAKLSPLRLTRNLKPDEIERLFHACRDTLAYWRDRLQELYPGFPRSGDVTAFRPDFATHGRYRKPCPVCGSPIQHIVYAENETNYCATCQNEGRLLADRSLSRLLKSDWPKTLEDMLEGKAGED from the coding sequence ATGCCGGAGTACCCGGACATCGAGCTCTATTTGACGCGCCTGCGCGAGCGGATCATCGACGAACCGCTGGAGAAGATTCAGTTCTTTAACGTGTTTGTGCTCCGCTCGGTCGGAATCCCGCCGAGTGAACTTGAGTGCCGTCTCGTGACCGACGTCTTTCGAATCGGCAAGCGAATCGTGATCGAGCTTCAGCAGGAACGATTCATTGTCATCCACCTGATGATTGCGGGTCGCCTGCAATGGCAGAGTCCGCCACCGCCCGAGAAACGAGCGAACGGCAAGATCATGCTGGCAGCCTTTCGCTTTCCCACCGGCCAGTTGAGCCTTATCGAACCGAGTTCGAAGAAGCGAGCGTCGATCTACTTGGTTCGCGGGAGAGAGGCGTTGGACGAGCACCGACGGGAGGGTTTGAACGTGTTCGAGGCGACATTGGACCAATTCAAGGAGAAGCTGTTGTCCGAAAACCGGACCCTGAAGCGGGCGCTGACCAACCCGTCGTGGTTCGATGGCATCGGCAATGCGTATTCGGATGAGATTCTGTTTGCCGCTAAATTGTCGCCACTCCGGCTTACGCGGAACCTGAAACCAGATGAGATCGAGCGTTTGTTCCACGCTTGTCGGGACACGCTGGCGTATTGGCGCGACCGACTGCAGGAACTGTATCCAGGGTTTCCACGATCGGGCGACGTGACCGCTTTTAGACCCGATTTTGCCACGCATGGACGTTATCGGAAGCCGTGCCCGGTCTGCGGTTCACCGATCCAGCATATCGTGTACGCCGAGAATGAGACGAACTATTGCGCGACGTGTCAGAACGAGGGGCGGTTGCTCGCGGATCGGTCGCTGTCGAGGTTGTTGAAGAGCGATTGGCCGAAGACGTTGGAGGACATGTTGGAGGGCAAAGCGGGTGAAGATTGA